In the genome of Cupriavidus taiwanensis, one region contains:
- a CDS encoding chemotaxis protein — translation MSSSMRDIDERTNLTNNNQFELLLFRLGEAEHSGQSELFGINVFKVREILVMPPVTTVVGAGPSILGMADIRGQVIPVIDLPRLVGCKPRGGLGILLVTEYARSTQGFAVEAVEEIVRLEWNQVHSAEGSVRTGHVTSIAKLEGGADGAGGGADAARLVQVLDVEQILRDVLPTRQPDVDPGEVGPQLQLRPGARVIAADDSALARGLIEQGLKALGAPVVMTKSGKEAWELLDRIATEAASQGRPVQDDVALVLTDLEMPEMDGFTLTRKIKADSRLKSLPVVIHSSLSGEASEEHVRKVGADAYVAKFVAKELADTIRAVLTR, via the coding sequence ATGAGCAGTTCCATGAGGGACATCGACGAACGGACTAACCTCACCAACAACAACCAGTTCGAGCTGCTGCTGTTCCGGCTCGGCGAGGCGGAGCATTCCGGCCAGTCGGAGCTGTTCGGCATCAATGTCTTCAAGGTGCGCGAGATCCTGGTGATGCCGCCGGTGACGACCGTGGTCGGTGCCGGCCCGTCGATCCTGGGCATGGCCGATATCCGCGGCCAGGTGATTCCGGTGATCGACCTGCCGCGGCTGGTAGGTTGCAAGCCGCGCGGCGGCCTGGGCATCCTGCTGGTGACGGAATACGCCCGCTCGACCCAGGGCTTCGCGGTCGAGGCCGTCGAGGAAATCGTGCGGCTGGAATGGAACCAGGTGCATTCGGCCGAAGGCAGCGTGCGCACCGGCCATGTGACCAGCATCGCCAAGCTGGAAGGGGGCGCGGATGGCGCCGGGGGCGGTGCGGACGCGGCACGCCTGGTGCAGGTGCTCGACGTCGAGCAGATCCTGCGCGACGTGCTGCCGACGCGCCAGCCTGATGTGGATCCGGGCGAGGTCGGGCCGCAGCTGCAGCTGCGGCCGGGCGCCAGGGTGATCGCCGCCGACGACTCCGCGCTGGCGCGCGGGCTGATCGAGCAGGGCCTGAAGGCCCTGGGCGCGCCGGTGGTGATGACCAAGTCCGGCAAGGAAGCCTGGGAACTGCTGGACCGCATCGCGACCGAGGCCGCCAGCCAGGGCCGCCCGGTCCAGGACGACGTGGCGCTGGTACTGACCGACCTGGAAATGCCCGAGATGGACGGCTTTACGCTGACCCGCAAGATCAAGGCCGACAGCCGGCTGAAATCGCTGCCCGTGGTGATTCATTCATCACTGTCGGGGGAGGCCAGCGAAGAACATGTGCGCAAGGTGGGGGCCGATGCCTATGTGGCCAAGTTCGTGGCCAAGGAGCTGGCCGACACCATCCGCGCGGTGCTGACCCGTTAG